A window of the Plasmodium gaboni strain SY75 chromosome Unknown, whole genome shotgun sequence genome harbors these coding sequences:
- a CDS encoding putative EMP1-like protein — QPNILPNNMEEKPFITSIQDRFLDNSHEEVIYNIDWNIPKQNEITNNSIDDLKCVSSNDKYSGMDLINDSLNSDQHIDIYDELLKRKENELFGAKHPKNTSTKSVSKQIYYDPINNQIDLYHKWLDRHRDMCNQWNNKEDILNKLNEEWEKENNINYHIIYNTSNYIINNINNKSNLSNANVSMEINMNQFNVTNTDVLNANIS, encoded by the coding sequence CAACCTAATATTTTACCAAATAATATGGAAGAAAAACCTTTTATTACATCTATTCAGGATAGATTTCTTGATAATAGTCATGAAGAGgttatttataatattgatTGGAATATACCAAAACAAAACGAAATAACTAATAATTCTATCGATGATCTAAAGTGTGTTTCATCAAACGACAAATATTCTGGTATGGATTTAATCAATGATTCTTTAAATAGTGATCAACATATTGATATTTATGATGAATTATTGAAAcgaaaagaaaatgaattGTTTGGAGCAAAACATCCAAAAAATACATCAACAAAGAGTGTTTCCAAACAGATATATTATGATCCAATAAATAACCAAATAGatttatatcataaatGGCTAGATAGACATAGAGATATGTGCAACCAATGGAATAATAAAGAGGATATTTTGAACAAATTGAATGAAGAATGGGAAAAAGAGaacaatataaattaccatatcatatataatacctctaattatattatcaataatattaataataaatccAATTTGTCAAATGCAAACGTTTCTATggaaataaatatgaacCAGTTTAATGTTACTAACACTGATGTTCTTAATGCGAATATATCATGA